A stretch of the Solanum dulcamara chromosome 6, daSolDulc1.2, whole genome shotgun sequence genome encodes the following:
- the LOC129892876 gene encoding uncharacterized protein LOC129892876, with the protein MASNNFLGAGPPMFTGENYHIWVIKMKVYLKALSLWETIESEDDSPPLGPNPTVAQMKIYEDSKSSIPKALTCLHSALSDVIFTRIMTCETPKEAWEKLKEEFDGNDRVKAVKLLTLKREFEMLKVVEKMMISLPARFESKISAIEESCDLKTLSVAELISKLQAQEQRSSIRDGEIAEVAFQAQHKGKQPMKDNRRMEGDKVAKGKPWKESSKKGKFPPCNHCKRTNHQEKD; encoded by the exons ATGGCATCCAACAACTTCTTGGGTGCAGGCCCTCCTATGTTTACAGGAGAAAATTATCACATATGGGTGATAAAGATGAAGGTTTATCTCAAAGCTCTTAGTCTATGGGAAACAATAGAAAGTGAAGATGATTCTCCTCCACTTGGACCAAATCCAACAGTTGCACAAATGAAGATTTATGAAGATTCAAAGTCAAGTATACCAAAGGCTCTCACATGTCTTCATTCAGCACTTTCAGATGTGATTTTCACAAGAATAATGACTTGTGAAACACCTAAAGAAGCATGGGAGAAGCTAAAAGAGGAGTTCGATGGAAATGATAGAGTGAAGGCTGTCAAACTCTTAACTCtcaaaagagaatttgagatgTTAAAGG TGGTGGAGAAGATGATGATAAGCTTACCAGCAAGGTTTGAGTCCAAGATTTCAGCAATAGAGGAATCTTGTGATTTGAAGACTTTATCGGTTGCAGAACTGATCAGCAAGTTGCAAGCCCAAGAACAAAGATCAAGTATAAGAGATGGAGAAATAGCAGAAGTGGCATTTCAGGCACAACATAAAGGCAAGCAGCCTATGAAGGACAATAGAAGGATGGAAGGAGATAAAGTAGCAAAGGGAAAACCATGGAAGGAATCTTCAAAGAAAGGGAAGTTTCCACCTTGCAACCATTGTAAAAGAACCAATCATCAAGAAAAAGACTGA